A region from the Triticum aestivum cultivar Chinese Spring chromosome 3D, IWGSC CS RefSeq v2.1, whole genome shotgun sequence genome encodes:
- the LOC123077465 gene encoding serine/threonine-protein kinase tricornered, whose product MESEMSDAVPAAAVAVAEPLAAVAEEGEGEGEASTLTMERVAAAKKFIENHYRSHMKNIQERKERRFRLERQLATSEVPREQQINLIKDLERKETEYMRLKRHKICVDDFELLTIIGRGAFGEVRLCREKTSGNIYAMKKLKKSDMVIRGQVEHVRAERNLMAEVASHCTVKLYYSFQDTEYLYLIMEYLPGGDIMTLLMREDTLTEPVARFYIAETILAIESIHKHNYIHRDIKPDNLLLDKNGHMKLSDFGLCKPIDCSKLSTLSEDEPMGDDNLKESMDVDSSLSETANGRRWRSQHEQLQHWQMNRRKLAFSTVGTPDYIAPEVLLKKGYGMECDWWSLGAIMYEMLVGYPPFYSDDPITTCRKIVHWRNHVKFPDDSRLSPEARDLICRLLCDVDHRIGGAGADQIKAHPWFRGVAWDKLYEMEAAFKPQVNDELDTQNFMKFDEMDNSPPARTGSGPSRKAKLNSKDLSFVGYTYKNFDAVKGLKHADMQRSSSLTRPSIGAIFGSNGMESSREPNGKDTHMHTFSSGDPMSP is encoded by the exons ATGGAGAGCGAGATGTCGGACGCGGTCCCGGCGgctgcggtggccgtcgccgagcCGCTCGCCGCCGTGGCggaggagggcgagggggagggggaggcgtcCACCCTCACCAtggagcgcgtcgccgccgccaaGAAGTTCATCGAGAACCACTACCGCTCCCACATGAAGAACATCCAGGAGCGCAAGGAGAG GCGTTTTAGACTGGAGCGGCAGCTAGCTACTTCTGAAGTTCCCAGGGAGCAGCAAATCAATTTAATAAAAGACCTGGAGAGAAAGGAAACTGAGTACATGAGACTTAAAAGGCACAAAATCTGCGTGGATGACTTTGAGCTGCTCACCATTATTGGGAGAGGCGCTTTTGGAGAG GTTCGACTGTGCCGGGAGAAGACCTCTGGCAACATATATGCAATGAAAAAACTGAAGAAGTCTGATATGGTTATCAGGGGTCAA GTGGAGCATGTTAGAGCAGAAAGAAACTTGATGGCTGAAGTTGCTAGTCACTGCACTGTGAAGCTATACTATTCTTTCCAAGATACGGAGTATCTTTACCTTATTATGGAGTACCTCCCTGGCGGTGATATCATGACCCTTCTCATGAGGGAAGATACCTTAACTGAACCCGTGGCTCGATTCTACATTGCCGAGACCATCCTTGCTATTGAGTCCATTCATAAGCACAACTACATCCACAG AGATATCAAGCCTGATAATCTGCTTCTAGACAAGAATGGTCACATGAAGTTGTCGGATTTTGGGCTGTGCAAACCAATTGATTGTTCAAAGCTCTCAACCTTGAGCGAAGATGAACCCATGGGCGATGACAACCTGAAGGAGTCAATGGATGTCGACAGTTCACTCTCTGAAACTGCAAATGGTAGAAGGTGGAGAAGTCAACATGAACAACTTCAGCACTGGCAGATGAACAGAAGAAAACTG GCATTCTCAACTGTTGGAACCCCAGACTATATTGCTCCAGAAGTTCTGCTAAAGAAAGGATATGGAATGGAATGTGATTG GTGGTCTTTGGGTGCAATAATGTATGAGATGCTTGTTGGGTATCCACCATTTTATTCCGATGATCCAATAACCACATGCAGAAAG ATTGTGCACTGGAGAAACCATGTGAAATTTCCAGATGATTCAAGGCTGTCTCCTGAGGCAAGAGATCTAATCTGCCGGTTATTATGTGATGTTGACCACAGGATTGGTGGTGCAGGGGCTGATCAAATAAAG GCCCATCCTTGGTTCCGTGGAGTTGCATGGGATAAACTTTATGAAATGGAAGCAGCATTTAAGCCTCAAGTAAATGATGAATTGGATACACAGAATTTCATGAAGTTTGATGAG ATGGATAATAGCCCTCCAGCAAGAACAGGTTCTGGGCCATCAAGAAAG GCGAAGCTGAATTCAAAAGATCTCAGCTTTGTGGGATATACATACAAAAACTTTGATGCTGTGAAAGGATTAAAACATGCAG ATATGCAAAGGAGCTCATCGCTAACAAGGCCCTCTATTGGTGCTATATTCG GATCAAATGGCATGGAGTCATCGAGAGAACCAAATGGAAAGGACACACACATGCACACCTTTTCTTCCGGGGATCCGATGAGTCCATAA